AGATACCGGGCACAAATTACACTTAAATGCCACACAGATGATGAGGCTGCACCCAAGGTTCCTCTCCCCTTTTGTGGCATTGAAAAGGCTCAAGGCAGTGATCTGACACAGGAGCTGTCATGGCACAACCCTTCCTGTAGGATCAGGCCTCACCAGAGGTGCTTCCCTCCACCAGCACTGGGTACCAACCTCCGGAGCTGcactttcctccctcctgccctcacCTTTGCATCTCTGAGGCTGAAACATGCGTCTAACAACAGGAAATCGGCACGTTCCTGTTCACCTTTTGGGAAGCAGCTGGATATGGCCCTTCTAACGAAGACGGGTGTTAGTTTCACTGCTTGTAAAAGACATCCGAGGCTGACTCCATCACTATCGGGGAGACACAGCGGAGCTGGCGTGAGCTGTCTGCCGGGAGCCAAGAGCAAAAAGAGCctattttgtattttgcttttttcatttataaaacGAATACGACACCCCCCGTGCTTGCTCCCTGCGAGCAGCTTTCTAACCCAGTTCATCAGTCCTACCTGCTTCCCTGTACCTGGAGTCCCTCTCAAAGCCTGTTGTGAGCAGTGATTTTGGTAAATAAACTGCCAGGGGCATTCCCGTCACTTCATTAAGGGGTACGTGCGTGACCCCCCCAGGATCAGATTTTCTAATGGCTCAAATCAGGCTTCATGGCAGTGCCTGGAGCGAAGCGAGGACTAATTGCATCTCCTGGGGCTCCACCGCATCCCGCCCTCCTCCCTGATTGCAAGCAGCTCATTAGTTCGCTTCTGCAAGTGAAGCACCCCATGTGGGGCTGGCTGGTGGGGAGCCGGGACATGGCGCTGCACATCCCCACCGTGCTCTGCCCTTCCCTTCGCATCACCCTGACCCCCACTGCTCCTGGGGGCCCTCACGCCAAGGCACAGGCAGGTATTTGGCCAGGTCTGATGTCCCCGTGCACACAATATGGTCTGGGGTTGGTTAAGGCTTGCAGACACACTGGACATGGACCAGCATCACTTCTGCCAGGGCAGGGTGAGGAAGGGGGATGAAGGCATCCCTTCATCCAGGGGTGCCGCTACACAAGGGCGCATGTCGGCTCTTTCTTGGCACTTCCCAACGTTTACgtggaaaaggaaatgaaaggaaggCTTCGGTAATGACGTGCGATTGGCTGCAGTAACAAGCTTCTCCAAAAATACCTTTCCTCGGCTGGAGATGTTCTATTTTTAGAGCCTTAAAGCATCACACTGGCAAGCAGCGGGGTCAAAGCTTACCTTTCAACTCTGAAACTCCTTTGCCCTTGCACAGACACCTTGGTGGCTGAGCCAGATCTCAACCGTGATGACACACAGCAGGCCCACAAGCAAGACCCGGCTTCACCTATTGCTCCATCGCTCAGTTCGGACGTGTCTGGGCACCCTCCATCCAACTGATCCCTTTCTCCTTTACCCTGAGCAGTTGACGCTTGCCTACGGAAACAACTGATAACTTCAAAAACGCACAATGAGACCTCCAAAAGAGGAGATTCCGGCCCTTTTGTAAAGCAGACACCGGCGCTCAGGCACAGAAGTACCCCCTGGATGTCGGGAGTCTTCTCCCCTGCTCCACAGACCAGCAAACAGGGGTGGTGAACCCAATTACTGCCCACCCGGGAGCCGCTCGGCCGCAATGGGAACGGGGGAGCtgccaggcagggctgaggGACAGCCACGTCTGCACAGAGAGCGACGGAACGGAGCACTTAGTGTAAAAGTAAAGCCCCGGCAGCTCTATCAGCACAAGAAAAGCCGTCATTTGCATGTTAAAACACCGCGGCTCGCAGCGGCAATTTCCCTCTTTGTAGCTTTCTTGGTTGACACAGGATAATGCAACGAAGCTCCTCATCTGCAATACCTATTCAAGAACGTGatagggcttttttccccctaaaccTACACATCTTCTGCAGAAAGTCTTCCCACTGAGACACCTGAATACCTGCTGCCAACAGCTCTTGAAAGAGCTTTTTAATGTGAAGGTTCAAGAGGAGATGCCTGCTCATGGCAAAAGCCCacccagctgcaggcagctgcatcTGAGGGTCCCTGACCTGGAATAAGTCACATCCACTCTGCTTGTCACGTTCATGATGACCACTAAAATAGGGGGAATGTGTTCTCCCGGCTGACACGGAATCCTGTTTCCCCAGTAATAAACCCCAAGACATCAGCAGCCCCCTCACCTGTCCCCATTTATACCAATGGAACTGATGCACCTCTGATAATGCCCCTCATCATTTCCCCACTGCTCTGATTACTGCCTGACAGCTTTCCTGTTTGCCCAAATCAAAAGACAATCTCTGCAGACTTCCCTTAACAAGATCCTGCATCACTTCCTTCAGGAACAAGCAAATTAGctcatgggggaaaaaaaaccgtCCTCAACCTGGTTCTGAGATCTGGAGGCAGACATCAAGTTTGAGTAATCTACGTgacatttacttttaaagtgtcCTCTTGtctgaggaggaaagagaacTAAAGTGCAAACGGCTTGATTGGTCTCTTGTAAGGGGCTGCAGATACAGCCTCGCCTGGTGCCTCTGCAGTGAAGCACAGATCAAACCCGGTACCCATCCCACCAAGCTCCTGCCAGTCCATGCTTTGCtcaccagctctgctgtttcCTGGTCTGCTCCTGTCTTTTCCCAAGCTGTGCTCCCACAGGAGTAGCCCAGGCACTGGCCAGGCTGGGCTGTGACATTCCCAAGGGCCACAACATCCTCACCAGCATCCAACGGGGCAAGCTGGTGCTCTTATGCTGCAGAGCAAGAGCCTGGTTTGCAGGGAGGCACCGCTGTTATCACTCACTTTGTAAGCTATTCCCTTCTTTATCTAAGCCCAGTTCAAGGCAGATAGTGGAGAAATGCAGCTTTCCCTGGGCTTGAGGAAGAGAAAGGCTGCCCTGCTCTGGAataacagagagaaagaaaggccATGCAAGCACCAAGAGACACCTTGCCCTCTAATGAGGTGATTTATAGCTTCCATCAAAGCAGGctcctctgcagctgagctCAATATCCCCAGGGAGCTGCACTCCCCCTGCCCGGGCTCCCACTGGAATCCCGTCCTCAGCTGGGAATCGTCACCCTGCTCcatgctggggtgggggtgCGTCAACAGGTGATTCCATGCACTCCATTATGTGGAGTAGTTTGAGTTCCTTGTCCACTAACACAAACGTAATCTGTTTGTAAGTAACATCCATAATCTGCTTAACATAAGTAATGAACCTCCTCCTATTTGCACAGTATTTATTACTTCTTTCATTGTGCACAAATCTGCCACCAAGCTCAATGAAAAAGGCTTTCTGGATTTAGTTCCTCCCAAATCCCTGCGTGCCGTGCACTCTGCATGGGTCATAATGATGTGAAAAACATGTTCATGTAGGGACAGGccgaggggaatggcttgaacctgcccgaggggagactgagctgagctcttaggcagaagctcttccctgtgagggtgctgaggcgctggcacagggtgcccagagaagctgtggctgccccctccctggcagtgctcaaggccaggttggacacaggggcttggagcaagcggctccagtggaaggggtccctgcccgtggcaggggttggagctggaggagctttaaggtcccttccgacccaaactgCTCCATGATTTCTAAAGTCGCACCACAACAGGTACTGAGAGAAATGTCaccactgctgtcacctcccaAGGACCTGAGCTGCTGTACCCCACACCTAACAGTGTAAACCAGATAGGGCTGACAGCAGTAACAGAAGTGGGATGTTTGGGAATTCCATTAAAAGTGAGGAATTCCATTTGCGGGAGGCCTGACACTGTGCGGCTGCTCCGGCACACCGGCGCTGCTCGAGGAACATGCGTTTTCCATCGATGCAAATTGCTCACTTGCATtagaaaatcaaattatttccatttataGATGTTTAATGAGACTTCCTGAAGTGTAAAATGCAGCGAATGCttccaggctggcagcaggcatCTGGAGCTGAAGGGGTCTGTGCACCGTTGCAGCCGGGCAGCCCGCAGCGGCCTCTCCAccatccctccccatggctCCCCTTTCCTGGCAGCAATGGGGTGGCACAGACCGAAACCGGCTCATTCATTAGCAAACTGCTCCATAATGAATCAGTTTGTACCGAATTGCTCCTGTGTACATAATCTTGCATTTTTCACAAAACTATCATCACTTTTCAGTTAGTTCCACTCAAGGAAACAAGGGCTCGTGCTTTCATTTGAGCAGATGAATATGGATGACGTGCTTGTTCTCTCTGGGGCTGGGGAAAATCACATTACCCAGCTTCCCAGCAAGTGAAATACGGGTGGTGGGAGCAGTGATGCCTGTTGGCTGCTTCATAACCACCGCCGTGGCAAACTGGGCTCCAGAGTGCTTACAGTTTGGCCAGTTTTTGGTTGCTGCTCTTTAATGGCACCAGAAGCACCCGTCACAGTGCTTGCTGTTTATCTCTTATATCTATTATTTCACCTCCCCAGGATGAGGATGGGTCGAGTAGAGGTGGGAAGAAATGCACAGGGAGGAATACGGCATGAGGCGACCTGCATCCCCTGCACgttcttctttcctctgcttttcccaggCCTCGTGCTTTCCCCGCTGCCCATAACTCATCCTCCAAACCCAATCCCCATTATCATCATTTAAACTGCAAACGGCCACAGCCTGACAGGAGAAAATGCCTACACACACGTTCAGACAGAATGCCTGTTGTTAGCGAATGTGCCATTGCTGTAAAGATGCGACCAGGGATGTGAAGCACTCGCCCGCCTTGAAGAAGTGTCCTTCAGAAAAGCCCGGCTGCTCACCTCATTTATCCATGCGCC
Above is a genomic segment from Lathamus discolor isolate bLatDis1 chromosome 16, bLatDis1.hap1, whole genome shotgun sequence containing:
- the LOC136022779 gene encoding uncharacterized protein LOC136022779, translated to MLVRMLWPLGMSQPSLASAWATPVGAQLGKRQEQTRKQQSWQASTAQGKGERDQLDGGCPDTSELSDGAIGEAGSCLWACCVSSRLRSGSATKVSVQGQRSFRVERQLTPAPLCLPDSDGVSLGCLLQAVKLTPVFVRRAISSCFPKGEQERADFLLLDACFSLRDAKETALLAPQLLWQLLQKHGNELVCSELPERFYCWFIHVDKMLPELRSREEEEGEVEVAWLPVPSHNQSWSISAIPPAHTRDPAEFTVPEVFLSLFQPCPNWESRKSLKKRNQTNNINEQHQGRGKGSFWPESLAQGGKSFSSWRAFSPCKLPAEEVK